The following are encoded in a window of Methanobacteriales archaeon HGW-Methanobacteriales-1 genomic DNA:
- a CDS encoding carotenoid biosynthesis protein has translation MFKENFKTFNKLRWSLIFIFLMVNILLIFTYQNSNLLALDSFLVTALLFILAVLHGRERYGGKNIAIFFLITWAVSFFFENLSIATGFPFGFYHYSPSLGLLTVPLIIIFAYFAIGYLAWMLSHVLTGQYAKKLQGKQVFIVPFIAAFLMVMWDLTVDPISSTLQGLWVWTTPGAYFGVPISNFFGWFLVVYLFFQTFALYISRYDILKPGKLSKISNKPYWMEAAAIYGITALGTILSVFYQYNDITISMALITVFTMIFVTILALVNIGNNPELK, from the coding sequence ATGTTTAAGGAGAATTTTAAAACTTTCAACAAGCTTAGGTGGTCTTTAATATTCATATTTTTAATGGTTAATATTCTTTTAATTTTCACCTATCAAAACTCTAACTTGCTAGCACTGGATTCTTTTCTGGTAACCGCACTTCTATTTATTCTAGCAGTATTGCATGGAAGAGAACGATATGGTGGAAAAAACATTGCAATCTTTTTCCTGATCACCTGGGCAGTTAGTTTCTTTTTTGAAAATCTGAGCATAGCTACAGGTTTCCCATTTGGTTTTTATCATTATTCTCCCAGCCTGGGACTGTTAACCGTGCCACTGATTATAATATTCGCCTATTTTGCCATAGGATACTTGGCCTGGATGTTATCCCATGTATTAACTGGCCAGTACGCGAAAAAACTTCAAGGAAAACAAGTATTTATCGTTCCATTCATCGCGGCCTTTCTCATGGTCATGTGGGATTTAACAGTTGACCCCATTTCATCAACTTTACAGGGCCTCTGGGTGTGGACCACCCCCGGAGCTTACTTCGGAGTTCCCATATCCAACTTCTTTGGATGGTTTTTAGTAGTATACCTCTTTTTCCAGACATTTGCCCTGTATATTTCCAGATACGATATTCTAAAACCAGGAAAACTTTCTAAAATATCTAATAAACCTTACTGGATGGAAGCAGCTGCTATTTATGGTATAACTGCTCTGGGAACCATATTATCAGTTTTCTACCAGTACAATGATATTACCATATCCATGGCCCTGATTACGGTTTTCACCATGATTTTTGTGACCATATTGGCCCTGGTTAACATCGGAAATAATCCAGAGTTAAAATAA
- a CDS encoding class I SAM-dependent methyltransferase, which produces MQKRKGSNMKTNPAWYFSEKQIGVDYLDSKIARDYDNQHQKFRDFQDEAEDMVEKLKITKEDVVLDFGCGTGEIALNLAQYSKKVVCVDLSPEMLNILKTKARKQNINNIETHCGGFLSYLHEGEAVDKIVSKFALHHLPDFWKSIALLKMANILKADGKLYYSDLVFTFDPEDHENDINGMIEDLRCAAGDSMAHETLIHIKEEFSTYDWIMDGLFEKTGFSINSKIIEGNFLTYICSKK; this is translated from the coding sequence ATGCAAAAAAGAAAAGGATCAAATATGAAAACAAATCCAGCATGGTACTTTAGCGAAAAACAGATAGGTGTAGATTATTTAGATTCAAAAATTGCCAGAGATTACGATAATCAGCACCAAAAGTTCAGAGATTTCCAGGACGAAGCAGAAGATATGGTGGAAAAATTAAAAATAACAAAAGAAGATGTGGTGCTTGATTTTGGTTGTGGGACTGGCGAAATTGCCCTAAATCTGGCCCAATATTCTAAAAAAGTTGTCTGTGTAGATCTATCTCCAGAAATGCTAAATATTTTAAAAACAAAGGCCAGAAAACAGAATATTAATAATATCGAAACCCATTGCGGCGGATTTTTATCTTATCTGCATGAAGGAGAAGCTGTGGATAAAATAGTTTCCAAATTCGCCCTACACCACCTTCCTGATTTCTGGAAATCCATAGCCTTGCTTAAGATGGCCAACATTTTAAAGGCCGACGGAAAACTTTATTATTCCGATTTGGTATTTACATTTGATCCTGAAGACCATGAAAATGATATTAATGGTATGATAGAAGATCTTCGTTGTGCAGCTGGTGATTCCATGGCCCATGAAACTTTAATCCATATTAAAGAGGAATTCAGTACCTATGACTGGATTATGGATGGTTTATTTGAAAAAACAGGTTTTTCAATTAACTCAAAAATAATAGAAGGAAATTTTTTAACATATATTTGTTCTAAAAAATGA
- a CDS encoding MATE family efflux transporter, producing the protein MSSNKNPTSDMDQRISTITGDPKKAIRMLSVPMIISMLLIMAYNLADSIWVAGLGPNALAALGFVTPLFMIVMGLGNGLGAGAASLISRCIGAKNKKGADNAATHSIILTIVISVFLTAVLLIFLPSILLAMGVGETLDLAIQYGQVIFGGLIFIIFSSVASGILRAEGDAKRPMYAMAATAILNIIIDPIFIYYFGWGVSGAAWATVLSSGISCIFMIYWLLLKRDTYVSFSREDFQASWKVVKNILAVGLPASAESFVMSILGIVLNLVLVMTGGAEAVAVYTAGWRVVMMAMIPPIGIGTAAITVSGVAYGSRKYGNLTKTLHYSAKLGVGIALVTSVLTYIFAQNIASIFAYSSQSAFMAPAIAAFLQVMCLFYLTVPLGITASSVFQGMGKGITSLILTVLREVVFISFFAYLFAFVLNMGSQGVWWAIVVGGGLGCVVAYLWANYYIKGIKKNY; encoded by the coding sequence ATGAGTTCTAATAAAAATCCCACCAGTGATATGGATCAACGAATCTCCACTATAACTGGAGACCCTAAAAAAGCCATACGTATGCTTTCAGTTCCTATGATTATTTCCATGCTCTTAATCATGGCTTATAATTTAGCAGACAGTATATGGGTAGCTGGTCTAGGGCCTAATGCTCTGGCAGCTCTGGGATTTGTCACCCCACTATTTATGATAGTCATGGGACTGGGTAATGGCCTGGGGGCAGGAGCAGCATCATTAATTTCCCGTTGTATAGGTGCAAAGAATAAAAAAGGTGCAGATAATGCTGCCACACACTCCATAATTCTCACCATAGTGATTTCAGTATTTTTAACTGCAGTTCTCTTAATATTTCTCCCCAGTATTCTTCTGGCCATGGGAGTAGGTGAAACCCTGGATCTGGCCATTCAGTACGGGCAGGTCATATTTGGAGGTTTAATATTCATCATATTTTCCAGTGTAGCATCTGGTATTTTAAGGGCAGAAGGAGATGCAAAAAGACCCATGTATGCCATGGCCGCCACTGCCATCTTAAATATAATTATAGACCCCATATTTATCTATTATTTTGGATGGGGAGTTAGTGGGGCTGCCTGGGCTACGGTTCTCTCTTCAGGCATCTCCTGTATTTTTATGATCTACTGGTTACTTCTAAAAAGAGATACTTATGTTTCTTTTTCCAGAGAAGATTTCCAAGCAAGCTGGAAAGTAGTAAAAAATATTTTGGCCGTGGGTCTACCCGCCAGTGCCGAGTCATTTGTAATGTCAATTTTAGGCATAGTATTAAATTTAGTCCTGGTCATGACCGGCGGAGCCGAGGCAGTGGCCGTTTATACTGCCGGATGGAGAGTAGTGATGATGGCCATGATTCCACCCATAGGGATTGGAACTGCAGCCATAACTGTTTCTGGAGTAGCATACGGCTCTAGAAAATACGGAAATCTTACTAAAACTCTCCACTACTCAGCCAAATTAGGGGTGGGAATTGCTTTAGTCACAAGTGTCCTCACCTATATCTTTGCTCAAAATATTGCCAGCATATTTGCATATTCCTCCCAGAGTGCTTTCATGGCCCCAGCTATTGCTGCGTTTTTACAGGTGATGTGCTTGTTCTATCTAACAGTTCCCCTGGGAATCACTGCCAGTTCAGTTTTCCAAGGCATGGGAAAAGGAATAACCTCGCTGATACTTACCGTGCTCCGTGAAGTAGTTTTCATTTCATTCTTTGCATATCTATTTGCTTTTGTATTGAATATGGGATCTCAAGGAGTATGGTGGGCAATAGTTGTGGGTGGAGGTCTGGGATGTGTTGTGGCCTATCTATGGGCCAATTATTACATCAAAGGCATTAAAAAGAATTATTAA
- a CDS encoding aldo/keto reductase, which produces MQYRKIERNNDEISALGFGAMRLPTKTGRIDKESAKELIYHGIDNGINFIDTAFLYHGGASESFLGEILKDGYREKVKLCTKMPSWFINKYEDMEKYLEIQLEKLQTDYIDYYLIHALGKDSFEKLKDLGVLEFLEDARAKGKIKNIGFSFHDNSEVFKEIVDAYNWDACLIQYNYLDEKNQAGIEGVKYAYSKGIAVFIMEPLKGGILAGDVPEDAQKIWEKADIKRSAAEWALRWVLNHPEVTCVVSGMGELDQLKENIKVAKDTLSDSITADDLKLYDEVKGVYGNLMKIDCTSCGYCMPCPVGVDIPECFSIYNYKYMFKKRGASFMYLQRFGGLFGGDESHAGLCINCGKCVKMCPQKLDIPELLGDVSEELEGRGFKYKVKFMGNVAMPLIKLFYH; this is translated from the coding sequence ATGCAATATAGGAAGATTGAAAGAAACAATGATGAAATTTCAGCACTTGGATTCGGTGCTATGAGGCTTCCAACTAAAACAGGTCGAATTGATAAAGAAAGTGCAAAAGAACTGATTTATCATGGGATAGACAATGGAATAAATTTTATTGACACTGCATTTCTCTATCACGGAGGTGCAAGTGAATCATTTTTAGGAGAAATCCTGAAAGACGGATACCGGGAAAAGGTGAAGCTCTGCACTAAAATGCCGTCATGGTTTATTAATAAATATGAAGACATGGAAAAATATCTGGAAATACAACTTGAAAAGCTTCAGACTGACTATATTGATTATTATCTAATCCATGCGCTGGGTAAAGACAGTTTCGAAAAACTTAAAGATCTGGGAGTTCTGGAATTTTTAGAAGATGCCCGTGCAAAAGGTAAAATAAAAAATATTGGATTTTCTTTCCATGACAATAGCGAAGTCTTTAAAGAAATTGTAGATGCTTACAACTGGGACGCGTGCTTAATTCAGTACAATTATTTAGATGAAAAAAATCAGGCCGGAATTGAAGGTGTTAAATATGCATACTCCAAGGGAATTGCAGTATTCATTATGGAACCATTAAAAGGAGGTATTCTCGCGGGAGATGTACCTGAAGATGCGCAAAAAATATGGGAAAAAGCTGATATTAAGAGAAGTGCAGCAGAATGGGCTTTGAGATGGGTTTTAAACCATCCAGAAGTTACATGTGTAGTTTCTGGAATGGGGGAATTAGATCAACTTAAAGAGAATATTAAGGTTGCAAAAGACACACTATCAGATTCAATAACTGCAGATGATCTAAAACTCTATGATGAAGTTAAAGGAGTTTATGGAAATCTCATGAAAATTGACTGTACTTCTTGTGGTTACTGTATGCCATGCCCGGTGGGAGTGGATATACCTGAATGTTTCAGCATATATAATTACAAATACATGTTTAAAAAAAGAGGAGCGTCTTTTATGTATTTACAACGTTTTGGAGGCTTATTTGGCGGAGATGAATCGCATGCAGGGCTTTGTATTAACTGTGGAAAGTGTGTGAAGATGTGTCCGCAAAAACTAGACATTCCTGAACTTTTAGGGGATGTTTCAGAGGAACTTGAAGGAAGAGGATTTAAATACAAAGTAAAATTTATGGGGAACGTGGCTATGCCTCTTATAAAGCTTTTCTATCACTGA